Genomic segment of Oncorhynchus tshawytscha isolate Ot180627B linkage group LG13, Otsh_v2.0, whole genome shotgun sequence:
TGGCTCCACACATTAAATACTGAAAACAATGATATTGTGACCAACGTCTCAGAGgaactgtctctcttcctctctgtctctccaggtgcaaaAGCTTCCCAAACACATGCGGGAGGCCCAGATCTCCACCGAGCACACCCACCTCATCGCCGACCCAGTCAAGAAGCCCCGGCAACGCTATGTGCAGAAAGATGGCAAGTGCAACGTTCACCACGGTAACGTGCAGGAGACCTACCGTTACCTTAGCGACCTGTTCACCACCCTGGTAGACCTGCGCTGGCGCTTCAGCCTCTTCATCTTCACTCTGGTGTACGTGGTCAACTGGCTGTTCTTCGGCCTGCTGTGGTACATCATCGCCCTGATCCGAGGGGACCTGTGGCACAGCGACGAGGAGGGCTGGACCCCTTGCGTTGAGAACCTCAACAGCTTCGTTTCGGCCTTCCTCTTCTCCATCGAAACGGAGACCACCATTGGCTACGGCTACCGCGTCATCACAGAGAAGTGCCCTGAGGGCATCATCCTGCTCCTGATCCAGGCCATCCTGGGCTCCATCGTCAATGCCATGATGGTGGGCTGCATGTTCGTGAAGATCTCCCAGCCCAAAAACCGCGCTGAGACGCTCATGTTCTCCCACAAGGCAGTGATTTCTGTGCGGGACAACAAGCTGTGTCTCATGTTCAGAGTCGGGGACCTGCGCAACTCTCACATCGTGGAGGCCTCCATCCGGGCCAAGCTTATCCGCTCACAGCAGACCAAGGAGGGGGAGTTCATCCCTCTCAACCAGACGGACATCAACATCGGCTTCGACACAGGAGACGACCGGCTCTTCCTGGTCTCCCCACTCATAATCTCCCACGAGATCAACGAGAAGAGCCCCTTCTGGGAGCTGTCCCAGGCACAGATGGATAAGGAGGAGTTTGAGATCGTGGTCATCCTGGAGGGCATGGTCGAAGCTACGGGTACGTCCTCTTGAACCAAGGCTAATAGGTCACCAGAGTATAGGGCACCAGGTTAGTGGTCACATGAGTGAAGTTCACTAGTGCATTGGACCCCTAGCCCATAGACCCCTCATGAAGACCTGAAACAATTAGATAGTTATATAAGCAATATGGTAGTAGCGCCACGTTGTCTTCTGATAGGGTTGGTGGAATTTACCAATAATTTTGTATCTACACTGGTGCATTGGGGGTAGGGGACAGCTAAGTGTTGTTTCTGAATAGGGCCTTGGTCAGTTCCATTTCAACTCTTGTCTGTTCAGTAAATCCATTGTGGTTCTTCATATTCATTGATAATGTCATGTCTTTCATTCAACAAACCAGACAATTTCCAACCCATACAAACACAATTTCTAAAGGTACCATATGGTTTGGATCTGCATATACAGTAATAAATATATTTACCAACTCAGGTAAATATGGCTGTTCTAGTGTCATAAGA
This window contains:
- the kcnj5 gene encoding G protein-activated inward rectifier potassium channel 4, translating into MAGDSRVHMDHDMEIGVTPTAVQKLPKHMREAQISTEHTHLIADPVKKPRQRYVQKDGKCNVHHGNVQETYRYLSDLFTTLVDLRWRFSLFIFTLVYVVNWLFFGLLWYIIALIRGDLWHSDEEGWTPCVENLNSFVSAFLFSIETETTIGYGYRVITEKCPEGIILLLIQAILGSIVNAMMVGCMFVKISQPKNRAETLMFSHKAVISVRDNKLCLMFRVGDLRNSHIVEASIRAKLIRSQQTKEGEFIPLNQTDINIGFDTGDDRLFLVSPLIISHEINEKSPFWELSQAQMDKEEFEIVVILEGMVEATGMTCQARSSYLDKEVLWGWRFTPVLSLEKGFYEVDYNSFHDIYETNTPSCSAKELAATLREGQLLPTLSLLTPELPKPYTLEPISTHNPLSKEVDKGEEGEKGEINGSAAALKDQPGLD